From Desulfuromonas soudanensis, the proteins below share one genomic window:
- a CDS encoding FG-GAP-like repeat-containing protein: MKRSNTKICLIAVFSLLLSVIWQNPADAATAPTIAPLGQIRDGLSTPSKIAVDAQGALYVADVTKRAVVKYSKHGELLRQYTGLAFSGIGLAVTPDGGVLYVADRHAVSRVDGATGTLLGQLGQGAGEFAEVSDLALDAAGFVFVADAGNKKVRVYDPAGLFQYEITGVGTATGQFVGMTSLAIDQAASTVYVAHAMGKVEAFDLAGTYLRTLNGATDFGPKAIFEIAGITFDGAGRLYLFDSMNSFMVVKDLAGPYLSTFAEGGFASGQIKNPLDALFDPATGRLFVSCSDGRVEIFGIDGAVNPAPPVANSAPGAPSLIAPTSGQELVTATPQLQLGNAVDADNDPLTYDVMILDGAGAVVAESLAQAEGAENTQVAVNESLADNLYSWKARACDALACSEWSATVSFYVNAVNEAPAAPILASPLLGETLDADGLLSWGAAADSDPFDQITYRLEVSDAFGAEIAVQTLGGTEVALGELADYLALEDGGTYFWKVAAVDDKGLAAVSDPGNFVFDTTLLRVTANMPGARVYLGGNHGYAGRFLGETPLELRTFPEGTSSLVIERSGFEPFVAQVQLAYQDNATVQADLLPAMTPADFKGQTLKNGHTSIRVSSKGAPCYVDFNNDGQSDLLVVDTACRLLLYTGVVGGTSPLVLDNVVLEGLAPGAVPFVADWDNDGKKDLVIGFSDGSLRLYLNEGSESAPSFGEGAYLQVAGANLAVCGDAVPVVADFNGDGKKDLLVGSSAGEVALYLNVAEDAAPAFAAVQGLVAGLSGAVAPIFVDWDADGKRDLLLAADGRLFVAEPQVDGSYLPVPVLVVGAVQGTDTVKGDKKGNKGQGRTTSGPAATSLRIAAVDVDDTAGKDLIVCDESGEIKLFCSAGKECLPAFGTALLDKVAQIGELIGEDAALQVKLAAVETLVKSGKYPAAADLAGQMPCGGPALQAVNELVALLK; encoded by the coding sequence ATGAAACGGTCCAACACCAAAATCTGCCTTATCGCGGTGTTTTCACTGCTGCTGAGTGTTATATGGCAGAATCCGGCCGACGCGGCGACTGCGCCGACCATTGCGCCGCTGGGTCAGATTCGCGACGGGCTGTCGACGCCTTCCAAAATTGCCGTGGATGCGCAGGGTGCGCTCTATGTCGCCGATGTCACGAAAAGAGCGGTCGTAAAATACAGCAAGCATGGCGAGCTACTCCGTCAATACACGGGCCTGGCCTTCAGCGGGATCGGCCTGGCGGTGACGCCGGACGGCGGCGTCCTTTATGTTGCCGACCGCCATGCCGTCAGCCGGGTGGACGGAGCGACGGGCACCCTTCTCGGCCAGCTGGGTCAGGGGGCCGGCGAATTCGCCGAGGTCAGCGACCTGGCTCTCGATGCCGCCGGATTCGTCTTTGTCGCCGATGCCGGGAACAAGAAGGTGCGGGTTTATGATCCGGCCGGTCTCTTTCAGTACGAAATCACTGGCGTCGGCACGGCGACCGGCCAGTTTGTGGGGATGACGTCCCTGGCCATCGATCAGGCGGCCAGCACGGTTTATGTCGCGCACGCCATGGGTAAAGTCGAGGCTTTTGACCTGGCCGGAACCTATCTCCGCACCCTCAACGGCGCCACGGATTTTGGGCCCAAAGCCATTTTCGAAATCGCCGGGATCACCTTTGACGGCGCCGGACGCCTCTATCTCTTCGATTCCATGAATTCCTTCATGGTTGTTAAAGACCTGGCCGGACCTTATCTCTCCACTTTTGCCGAAGGCGGATTCGCCAGCGGCCAGATCAAGAATCCCCTCGATGCGCTCTTTGATCCTGCCACCGGCCGGCTCTTTGTCAGCTGTAGCGACGGCCGGGTCGAGATCTTCGGGATCGACGGCGCTGTCAATCCCGCTCCCCCCGTGGCCAACAGCGCTCCCGGGGCTCCCTCCCTGATCGCCCCGACCTCCGGACAGGAGCTTGTCACCGCCACGCCGCAGCTTCAGCTGGGTAATGCCGTGGACGCCGACAATGACCCCCTGACCTATGATGTGATGATTCTCGACGGTGCGGGTGCCGTCGTGGCCGAGTCCCTGGCGCAGGCCGAAGGGGCTGAAAACACCCAGGTGGCCGTCAACGAGTCCCTGGCTGACAATCTTTACAGCTGGAAAGCCCGTGCCTGCGACGCTCTGGCGTGCTCCGAGTGGAGCGCCACCGTCTCCTTTTATGTCAACGCCGTCAATGAGGCACCGGCCGCTCCGATCCTTGCCAGCCCCCTTCTCGGTGAAACCCTCGATGCCGACGGTCTTCTCTCCTGGGGGGCTGCCGCCGATTCCGATCCCTTCGATCAGATCACTTATCGTCTTGAGGTCTCCGACGCCTTCGGCGCTGAAATCGCTGTCCAGACCTTGGGCGGGACCGAGGTTGCTCTCGGCGAGCTCGCTGACTACCTCGCCCTCGAGGACGGCGGAACCTACTTCTGGAAGGTTGCCGCTGTCGACGACAAGGGATTGGCCGCCGTCTCGGACCCCGGCAACTTCGTTTTCGACACTACCCTGCTGCGGGTAACGGCCAACATGCCGGGCGCCAGGGTCTATCTCGGCGGCAACCACGGTTATGCCGGCCGCTTTCTCGGCGAAACCCCCCTCGAACTGCGCACCTTCCCCGAAGGGACCTCCTCCCTGGTGATCGAGCGATCCGGTTTCGAGCCCTTCGTCGCCCAGGTGCAGCTCGCCTATCAGGATAACGCGACCGTCCAGGCCGATCTTCTTCCCGCCATGACCCCCGCCGACTTCAAGGGGCAAACCCTGAAAAACGGGCACACTTCGATACGGGTCAGCAGCAAGGGCGCTCCCTGTTACGTCGATTTCAACAACGACGGTCAATCCGACCTTCTGGTCGTCGATACGGCCTGTCGCCTCCTTCTCTACACCGGAGTTGTCGGCGGGACCTCGCCGCTGGTTCTGGATAATGTCGTTCTCGAAGGCCTCGCCCCCGGCGCCGTCCCCTTCGTCGCCGACTGGGATAACGACGGCAAAAAGGATTTGGTGATCGGTTTTTCCGACGGCTCGCTCCGCCTCTATCTCAATGAAGGGAGCGAAAGCGCTCCGTCCTTCGGCGAAGGGGCGTACCTGCAGGTCGCCGGTGCCAACCTGGCCGTATGCGGTGACGCCGTTCCCGTCGTGGCCGACTTCAACGGCGACGGCAAAAAGGACCTTCTCGTCGGCTCCTCGGCGGGGGAGGTTGCCCTTTATCTCAATGTGGCTGAAGATGCAGCCCCCGCTTTCGCCGCGGTTCAGGGGCTTGTCGCCGGTCTCTCCGGCGCCGTCGCCCCGATCTTTGTCGACTGGGACGCCGACGGAAAGCGGGATCTTCTCCTGGCGGCCGACGGTCGCCTCTTCGTCGCCGAACCCCAGGTCGATGGCAGCTACCTGCCGGTTCCGGTCCTGGTCGTCGGTGCCGTACAGGGGACCGATACCGTCAAGGGCGACAAAAAAGGGAACAAAGGGCAGGGGCGCACGACTTCGGGCCCGGCCGCTACGTCCCTGCGCATCGCCGCTGTCGACGTCGACGACACGGCCGGAAAGGATCTCATCGTCTGCGACGAGAGCGGTGAAATCAAACTCTTCTGTTCCGCCGGCAAAGAGTGTCTCCCGGCCTTTGGCACCGCGCTCCTCGACAAGGTGGCCCAGATCGGAGAGCTGATCGGAGAAGATGCCGCTTTGCAGGTGAAACTGGCCGCAGTGGAAACCCTGGTCAAATCCGGTAAATATCCTGCCGCTGCCGACCTCGCCGGACAGATGCCTTGCGGAGGCCCTGCTCTCCAGGCGGTCAACGAACTGGTCGCACTTCTCAAATAA
- a CDS encoding GerMN domain-containing protein produces MQKKRLQHRPILLAFLILLLVLGALVARKYLFTSAPRPLPVAEVSGPKALREVVLYFGSADGSHLVPEGREIEDCLEERACLMETVRALIAGPVGDLTPVFPSHAVLLDIVEEGGTAQVDFSGDLVTGHPGGSISELLTIYSLANTLSENFPYVRQVQILVDGAPIETLKGHVDLREPVKADFTYGRPSQGTPPAAGSREETQR; encoded by the coding sequence ATGCAAAAAAAACGCCTGCAACATCGCCCCATTCTTCTGGCTTTTTTGATTCTGCTGCTGGTCCTCGGCGCACTGGTCGCCCGCAAGTATCTTTTCACCTCGGCGCCGCGCCCTCTCCCTGTCGCCGAGGTTTCCGGGCCAAAGGCGTTGCGCGAAGTCGTCCTCTACTTTGGTTCCGCCGACGGCAGCCACCTCGTCCCCGAGGGTCGGGAGATCGAGGATTGCCTCGAAGAGCGGGCCTGCCTCATGGAAACCGTGCGCGCCCTGATTGCCGGTCCTGTCGGTGATCTGACGCCGGTCTTCCCCTCCCATGCCGTCCTTCTCGACATCGTCGAGGAGGGGGGGACGGCCCAGGTCGATTTCAGCGGCGATCTTGTCACCGGCCACCCCGGCGGCAGCATCTCCGAGCTGCTGACGATCTATTCACTGGCCAACACCCTCTCGGAAAATTTCCCCTATGTCCGGCAGGTGCAGATTCTGGTCGACGGAGCGCCCATCGAAACCCTCAAGGGGCATGTCGATCTGCGCGAGCCGGTCAAGGCCGATTTCACCTACGGCCGCCCGTCCCAGGGGACCCCCCCCGCAGCCGGATCCAGGGAGGAGACGCAGCGATGA
- a CDS encoding transketolase family protein has translation MSEMIATRDAYGKTLLELGRENPRVVVLDADLSGSTKTGLFAKEFPDRFFNAGIAEANMVGMAAGLASGGMIPFASTFAVFAAGRAFEQIRQSLAYPKMNVKIVATHGGITVGEDGGSHQSVEDLAIMRALPNMTVLCPADGPETSAAIRAAAALQGPVYVRLGRAKVPVIFPGGCDFTVGRGATLREGSDLTFITTGLMSAMALDAARILEAEKISARVIHLGSIKPLDVELVLRAARETGAVVTAEEHSVIGGLGGAVCEALAEGFPVPVERVGLRDVFGQSGTGEELLAHYGLTPAHLVEAAERVLKRK, from the coding sequence ATGAGTGAAATGATCGCAACTAGAGACGCCTACGGCAAGACCCTTCTGGAACTCGGTCGGGAGAATCCTCGCGTTGTGGTTTTGGACGCCGACCTCTCAGGGTCGACCAAGACCGGCCTCTTCGCCAAGGAATTCCCCGATCGCTTCTTCAATGCCGGGATCGCCGAGGCCAACATGGTCGGCATGGCCGCAGGACTCGCCTCCGGGGGGATGATCCCCTTCGCCTCCACCTTTGCCGTCTTTGCCGCCGGTCGCGCCTTCGAACAGATCCGCCAGTCCCTGGCCTATCCGAAGATGAACGTCAAGATCGTGGCGACCCACGGCGGCATCACCGTCGGCGAGGACGGCGGTTCCCACCAGTCGGTGGAGGATCTCGCCATCATGCGCGCCCTTCCCAACATGACGGTCCTCTGCCCCGCCGACGGTCCGGAAACCTCCGCCGCCATTCGCGCCGCCGCCGCCCTGCAGGGACCGGTCTACGTCCGTCTCGGCCGCGCCAAGGTGCCGGTCATCTTCCCCGGCGGCTGCGACTTTACCGTCGGCCGGGGCGCGACCCTCCGTGAGGGGAGCGATCTGACCTTCATCACCACCGGCCTGATGAGCGCCATGGCCCTCGATGCTGCGCGGATTCTCGAAGCCGAAAAGATCTCGGCCCGGGTCATCCATCTCGGGAGCATCAAGCCCCTCGATGTGGAACTCGTCCTGCGGGCCGCCCGGGAAACGGGCGCCGTGGTCACCGCCGAGGAGCATTCGGTGATCGGCGGTCTCGGCGGCGCGGTCTGCGAAGCCCTCGCCGAAGGGTTCCCGGTCCCCGTGGAGCGCGTCGGACTGCGGGACGTCTTCGGCCAGTCGGGGACCGGCGAAGAGCTGCTGGCCCACTACGGTCTGACCCCCGCCCACCTGGTCGAAGCGGCGGAACGGGTCCTCAAGCGCAAGTGA
- a CDS encoding type II secretion system protein, translated as MKRSVTPRLGNQHGFALLTVLVAVVILGLTAAVTGSSWKTLVQQSREEELFWRGDQIRRGIESYYTFSTSGARNQLPAKLEDLVKDPRSLQTNRHLRRVYLDPMTGEDWVLIKDPGGHITGVRSASTLEPFRKDGFPEGYESFVSRSKYSEWEFVYVPKVTKVPPPTRPGVPGSPVAPPARAN; from the coding sequence GTGAAGCGAAGCGTAACACCCCGTCTGGGGAACCAGCACGGTTTCGCCCTGCTGACGGTCCTGGTGGCAGTGGTCATCCTCGGCCTGACCGCCGCCGTGACCGGCTCCAGCTGGAAGACTCTTGTCCAGCAATCCCGGGAAGAAGAACTCTTCTGGCGCGGGGATCAGATCCGCCGGGGCATCGAAAGCTATTACACCTTTTCGACCAGCGGCGCGCGCAATCAGTTGCCGGCCAAACTCGAGGACCTGGTCAAGGATCCGCGGTCCCTGCAGACCAACCGCCACCTCCGCCGGGTCTATCTCGACCCGATGACCGGAGAGGACTGGGTCCTGATCAAGGATCCGGGAGGGCATATTACGGGAGTCCGCAGCGCCAGTACCCTCGAGCCCTTCCGCAAGGACGGTTTCCCCGAGGGGTATGAAAGCTTCGTTTCGCGCAGCAAGTACAGCGAGTGGGAGTTCGTTTACGTGCCGAAAGTCACGAAAGTTCCGCCGCCAACAAGGCCAGGGGTTCCCGGCTCTCCGGTCGCACCGCCAGCCAGGGCCAATTAA
- a CDS encoding cytochrome c3 family protein, with product MYKIAFKSILVTLVLLALGAIPALAVKGTPNVANTVHNLSVWQTDWMIASNNEEEICIFCHTPHGGSLTGPLWNRANSAQVYTHYTSSTLSTQVAASRGTNIYDESRLCLSCHDGSISMYTVMNANNVTGPPLPFWGTGEMRGATGLTQGPRIGMGRNADGTVNDTVNNDLSDDHPISFKYLPVLTDAAKDSNRLQTIAYAEGQGVRFFPLGAADADKRVECSSCHDPHVDYTTAAAYTPFLITPNAGSALCLACHNK from the coding sequence ATGTATAAAATTGCGTTCAAATCGATTCTCGTGACCCTGGTCCTCCTCGCGCTCGGCGCGATTCCCGCGCTGGCCGTCAAGGGGACCCCGAATGTCGCCAATACGGTCCACAACCTGTCGGTGTGGCAGACTGACTGGATGATTGCGTCAAATAATGAAGAAGAGATCTGTATCTTCTGTCACACACCGCACGGCGGCAGCCTTACCGGTCCCCTCTGGAACCGCGCGAATTCGGCTCAGGTCTACACCCACTACACCAGCAGTACCCTCTCCACCCAGGTGGCCGCCAGCCGGGGCACGAATATCTATGATGAATCGCGACTCTGCCTGAGCTGCCATGACGGCTCCATCTCCATGTACACCGTCATGAATGCCAACAATGTGACCGGCCCGCCTCTACCGTTCTGGGGAACGGGAGAGATGCGCGGAGCAACGGGACTCACCCAGGGGCCGCGGATCGGCATGGGGCGCAATGCCGACGGAACGGTCAACGACACGGTCAACAACGACCTCTCCGACGATCACCCGATTTCCTTCAAGTATCTGCCGGTTCTCACGGACGCAGCCAAGGACAGCAACCGGCTGCAGACGATCGCCTACGCCGAGGGGCAGGGGGTGCGGTTTTTCCCCCTCGGCGCCGCCGATGCCGATAAACGTGTCGAGTGTTCCTCCTGTCATGACCCCCATGTCGACTATACAACTGCGGCGGCCTATACCCCGTTTCTCATTACCCCCAACGCCGGCAGTGCCCTCTGTCTGGCCTGCCACAATAAGTAG
- a CDS encoding homocysteine S-methyltransferase family protein, which translates to MTDFRQALLERVLILDGAMGTLLQERGLKAGGCPEEMNLIAPQVVAGVHREYASAGAEIIVTNTFGGSRSKLAHYGLEGRVAEINARGVEIARGETPEGGFVAASIGPTGRFLEPVGDAGFDEMVEIFGEQVTAFAAAGADLITLETFLDIRELRAAVVACKEFSSLPVMALMTFDDGGRTVLGTPPEAAAVTLDALGVDVIGSNCGLGIDGIYTILEKMRSVTSLPLIAQANAGLPVLKDGQTIFPGTPGEMTAYHERLLALGVRVIGGCCGTTPEHIRAMRAALPGRDQRWTPPPRRGFLSSRGAVVPIGGLAPCAVIGERINPTGKKIYSAELRQGKTAYVRREAQDQVTAGATLLDINCGSPGVDEPLALERAVFAASGVVAAPLVLDSSDPVALERGLKAADGKVLINSVSGEARSLAAILPLARKYGAAVIGLALDERGIPETAEGRLAVARRIVDGAVAAGLPREDVVIDCLTLTVSAEQKRAMETLRALRRVKEELGVATVLGVSNISFGLPARPILSSAFFAMALEAGLDAAIINPRDERMMDAFRAAMVLLGHDQRAEAYIAEYGGLTAAPTLPQGEGAECGIREQLTAAIIEGDSEGILPLVEKALAEGLSTLEISNEGLLPGLEEVGRRFGKNQIFLPQVMLSSETMQAAFARLKKELGGLDTASLGKILMATVEGDIHDIGKNIVCTLLENHGFEVIDLGKNVPAARIVEQARALEVDAVGLSALMTTTLAQMETTVALLRQAGVTVFTMVGGAVVTPEYAASIGADLYAADALEAVARIKELLRQKTV; encoded by the coding sequence ATGACCGATTTCAGACAGGCGCTTTTGGAGCGGGTGTTGATTCTCGACGGGGCCATGGGGACCCTCCTCCAGGAACGCGGCCTCAAAGCCGGCGGTTGCCCGGAAGAAATGAATCTGATCGCTCCGCAGGTGGTGGCGGGGGTGCACCGGGAGTACGCTTCGGCCGGTGCCGAGATCATCGTCACCAATACCTTTGGCGGCAGCCGCTCCAAGTTGGCCCATTACGGGCTCGAAGGACGGGTCGCCGAGATCAACGCCCGCGGCGTGGAGATCGCCCGCGGGGAAACGCCCGAGGGAGGGTTCGTCGCCGCCTCCATCGGCCCCACCGGGCGGTTCCTCGAGCCGGTGGGCGATGCCGGCTTCGACGAGATGGTGGAGATCTTCGGCGAGCAGGTGACCGCCTTCGCCGCTGCCGGCGCCGACCTGATCACCCTGGAAACCTTTCTCGATATCCGCGAGCTGCGCGCCGCAGTCGTCGCCTGCAAGGAATTCTCCTCCTTGCCGGTGATGGCTCTGATGACCTTCGACGACGGCGGACGCACGGTTCTCGGGACCCCTCCCGAGGCGGCGGCCGTCACCCTCGATGCCCTCGGCGTCGACGTCATCGGCTCCAACTGCGGGCTGGGGATCGACGGCATCTACACCATCCTCGAAAAGATGCGCTCCGTCACCTCCCTCCCCCTCATCGCCCAGGCCAACGCCGGTCTCCCCGTTCTCAAGGACGGCCAGACGATCTTCCCCGGAACCCCCGGGGAGATGACCGCCTACCACGAGCGCCTCCTGGCTCTTGGGGTGCGGGTCATCGGCGGCTGCTGCGGCACCACCCCCGAGCACATCCGGGCGATGCGCGCCGCCCTCCCCGGCCGGGACCAGCGCTGGACGCCGCCGCCGCGCCGCGGCTTCCTCTCCAGCCGCGGCGCCGTCGTCCCCATCGGCGGCCTTGCTCCCTGTGCGGTGATCGGCGAGCGGATCAATCCCACCGGCAAGAAGATCTACAGCGCCGAACTGCGTCAAGGGAAAACGGCCTACGTGCGCCGCGAGGCCCAGGATCAGGTCACCGCCGGCGCCACCCTCCTCGACATCAACTGCGGTTCTCCCGGAGTCGACGAGCCGCTGGCCCTCGAGCGCGCGGTTTTTGCCGCCTCCGGGGTGGTCGCCGCCCCGCTGGTCCTCGATTCCTCCGACCCCGTCGCCCTCGAGAGGGGGCTCAAGGCCGCCGACGGCAAGGTCCTGATCAATTCGGTCTCCGGCGAGGCCAGAAGTCTCGCCGCGATCCTCCCCCTGGCCCGTAAGTACGGCGCCGCCGTCATCGGGTTGGCTCTCGACGAAAGGGGGATCCCCGAGACCGCCGAGGGGCGCCTCGCCGTGGCCCGTCGGATCGTCGACGGGGCCGTGGCCGCAGGACTCCCCCGGGAGGACGTGGTCATCGACTGCCTGACGCTCACCGTGTCGGCGGAGCAGAAACGGGCCATGGAGACCCTTCGCGCCCTGCGCCGGGTGAAGGAAGAACTTGGAGTCGCCACCGTTCTCGGCGTCAGCAACATCTCCTTCGGACTGCCGGCCCGGCCCATCCTCTCTTCGGCCTTTTTCGCCATGGCGTTGGAGGCCGGACTCGATGCCGCCATCATCAATCCCCGGGACGAACGGATGATGGACGCCTTCCGGGCGGCCATGGTCCTCCTCGGGCACGATCAGCGGGCCGAAGCCTACATCGCCGAGTACGGCGGCCTCACCGCCGCCCCCACCCTGCCGCAGGGCGAAGGCGCCGAATGCGGCATCCGCGAACAGCTTACCGCGGCGATCATCGAAGGGGACAGCGAGGGGATCCTTCCCCTGGTGGAGAAGGCCCTGGCCGAGGGGCTCTCGACCCTGGAAATCAGCAACGAGGGGCTCCTCCCCGGCCTGGAAGAGGTGGGACGGCGCTTCGGCAAAAACCAGATCTTCCTCCCCCAGGTCATGCTCTCCTCCGAAACGATGCAGGCCGCCTTTGCCCGCCTGAAGAAGGAGTTGGGCGGGCTCGACACCGCCTCCCTGGGGAAGATCCTCATGGCCACCGTCGAGGGGGACATCCACGATATCGGCAAGAACATCGTCTGCACCCTCCTTGAAAACCACGGCTTCGAGGTCATCGACCTCGGCAAGAACGTCCCGGCGGCGCGGATCGTCGAACAGGCCCGCGCCCTCGAGGTCGATGCCGTCGGCCTCTCGGCCCTGATGACCACGACCCTTGCCCAGATGGAGACGACTGTCGCCCTGCTGCGTCAGGCCGGAGTCACCGTCTTCACCATGGTCGGCGGTGCGGTGGTGACCCCCGAGTACGCCGCCTCCATCGGCGCCGATCTCTACGCCGCCGACGCCCTGGAGGCCGTGGCCAGGATCAAGGAACTCCTCCGGCAAAAGACGGTATAG
- a CDS encoding transketolase → MLTETTVRELEETALHLRVDILKMLNAAQSGHTGGSLSAIDAMTALYFHKMRHDPSNPRWEDRDRFILSKGHAAPALYACLARAGYFPSEDLKTLRRLGSHLQGHPDMNKTPGVEVCTGSLGQGISQAVGIALASRLAGKGARIYTLLGDGELQEGQVWEAAMAAAHYKLDNLCAILDQNGLQIDGEVAKVMNVGPVGPKFLAFNWHVLEVDGHDLQAICRALDDAEKTDGRPTLIIARTVKGKGVPFFEHKASYHGVPPSDDELGRALEHLGHS, encoded by the coding sequence ATGTTGACTGAAACCACCGTCCGGGAACTTGAGGAGACCGCCCTCCATCTGCGTGTGGACATCCTCAAGATGCTCAATGCCGCCCAGTCCGGGCACACCGGCGGAAGTCTCTCCGCCATCGATGCCATGACCGCCCTCTATTTCCACAAGATGCGCCACGATCCCAGCAATCCCCGCTGGGAAGACCGGGATCGTTTCATCCTTTCCAAGGGGCATGCGGCCCCGGCGCTCTACGCCTGTCTGGCGCGGGCCGGATATTTCCCGTCCGAAGATCTCAAGACCCTGCGCCGCCTCGGCAGCCATCTGCAGGGGCATCCGGACATGAACAAGACCCCGGGCGTCGAGGTCTGTACCGGCTCCCTCGGCCAGGGGATCTCCCAGGCCGTCGGCATCGCCCTGGCCTCCCGCCTCGCCGGAAAGGGCGCGCGGATCTACACCCTCCTCGGCGACGGCGAGCTTCAGGAAGGGCAGGTCTGGGAGGCCGCCATGGCCGCAGCACACTACAAGCTCGACAACCTCTGCGCCATCCTCGACCAGAACGGACTGCAGATCGACGGCGAGGTGGCCAAGGTCATGAACGTCGGTCCCGTCGGCCCCAAGTTTCTCGCCTTCAACTGGCACGTCCTCGAAGTCGACGGCCACGATCTCCAGGCCATCTGCCGGGCCCTCGACGACGCCGAGAAGACCGACGGTCGTCCGACCCTGATTATCGCCCGCACCGTCAAGGGGAAGGGGGTTCCCTTCTTCGAGCACAAGGCGAGCTATCACGGAGTTCCGCCCAGCGACGACGAGCTCGGCCGGGCCCTCGAGCACCTCGGGCATTCTTGA
- a CDS encoding sensor histidine kinase, giving the protein MFFRNLVGRVIILNILLLTIGIGALTLFYIRREQGHLISSTVESADLLLSTVERSIFNSMRIGNSEDVQAILEMVGRSHHLARVRIFHPGGTILKSAHRQEIGSQVDPNDLALFLNGRTEGVFKVDGEDVLGMIKPIVSDERCYLCHGVGRKVIGVLNLNFSLDDTTRRLRESSQFFMLSTAALILLLSGGISLILLRFVKRPIQEMAEKMERVEEGDFSVRLIPRSTDEMGSLARSFNSMVDNLEGARKELEQCHFRQMERADRLASIGEMATGIAHEIKNPLAGIGGAISVLADDFDPADERRQIIGEVLEQIARLDKTATDLLYFGKPGTPEFAYADINALVKKTLFFIAQHPEAKNIHRVKELTRDLPAVWVDEKQIQQVLFNVTINAIQSMKDGGTLSVFTDALFHDGVELVRVLIADSGGGIAEEELENIFIPFHTTKTQGTGLGLPICRRLLEQHGGAIRVESRLGEGTTFTIELPVLDGGTAGRNEESRAQI; this is encoded by the coding sequence TTGTTTTTCAGAAATCTGGTCGGCCGCGTCATCATACTCAATATCCTCCTGCTGACCATCGGCATCGGAGCCCTGACCCTCTTCTACATCCGCAGGGAGCAGGGACACCTCATCAGTTCCACCGTCGAGAGCGCCGACCTCCTGCTGTCGACCGTCGAGCGATCCATTTTCAACTCGATGCGGATCGGCAACAGCGAGGATGTTCAGGCCATCCTCGAAATGGTTGGGCGCAGCCACCACCTGGCCAGGGTGCGCATCTTCCACCCCGGCGGCACCATTCTCAAGTCCGCCCATCGCCAGGAGATCGGCAGCCAGGTCGATCCCAACGATCTGGCTCTCTTTCTGAACGGCCGCACCGAAGGGGTCTTCAAGGTCGACGGAGAGGACGTGCTGGGGATGATCAAGCCGATCGTCTCCGACGAGCGCTGTTACCTCTGTCACGGCGTGGGGCGCAAGGTCATCGGCGTTCTCAATCTCAACTTCTCTCTCGACGACACCACGCGCCGCCTGCGGGAGTCGTCCCAGTTCTTCATGCTCTCCACGGCGGCCCTGATCCTTCTGCTGTCCGGCGGAATTTCCCTGATTCTGCTGCGCTTCGTCAAGCGCCCCATCCAGGAGATGGCCGAGAAGATGGAGCGGGTGGAGGAGGGGGATTTTTCGGTGCGTCTGATCCCCCGTTCCACCGACGAGATGGGAAGCCTGGCCCGCAGCTTCAATTCCATGGTCGACAATCTGGAGGGGGCCCGCAAGGAACTGGAACAGTGCCATTTCAGGCAGATGGAACGCGCCGACCGCCTGGCGTCCATCGGCGAAATGGCGACGGGGATCGCCCACGAGATCAAGAACCCCCTGGCGGGAATCGGCGGCGCCATCTCCGTTCTCGCAGACGATTTCGATCCGGCGGACGAACGGAGGCAGATCATCGGGGAAGTCCTCGAACAGATCGCCCGGCTCGACAAAACCGCCACCGACCTCCTCTATTTCGGAAAGCCGGGGACCCCCGAGTTCGCCTATGCCGACATCAACGCCCTGGTCAAGAAGACGCTCTTCTTCATCGCTCAGCACCCCGAGGCCAAAAATATTCATCGGGTCAAGGAGCTGACCCGCGACCTTCCCGCCGTGTGGGTCGACGAGAAGCAAATTCAGCAGGTTCTCTTTAATGTCACGATCAACGCCATCCAGTCGATGAAGGACGGCGGCACCCTCTCGGTCTTCACCGACGCTCTTTTCCACGACGGCGTGGAACTGGTCCGGGTCCTGATCGCCGACAGCGGGGGAGGCATCGCCGAAGAGGAGCTGGAAAATATCTTCATCCCCTTCCACACCACCAAGACCCAGGGGACCGGGCTCGGCCTGCCGATCTGCCGCCGCCTCCTGGAGCAGCACGGCGGCGCGATCCGCGTCGAGAGCCGGCTGGGCGAGGGGACCACGTTCACCATTGAGCTTCCCGTCTTGGACGGGGGGACTGCAGGCAGAAACGAGGAGAGTCGTGCGCAAATATAA